From a single Glycine soja cultivar W05 chromosome 19, ASM419377v2, whole genome shotgun sequence genomic region:
- the LOC114399169 gene encoding exocyst complex component EXO70H1-like — protein sequence MRKLCFNPQTESFALARSSPSSPLSLTSSPTPPRLSFSEAEALILKWNPDTSAYAKVTSLFYEDKTEAKHYIDSVNQLQKSMHSLLSQNPSSEKLILAHNLMQMAMKRLKKEFYQILSMNRAHLDPESVSARSSRTSANSSASDYDDDFAAEDDDIRAAGDSISEVEQVSSGAMADLKLIADCMVSSGYAKECVSVYILIRKSIIDEGIYRLGVEKLSSSRANKMDWNVLDLKIKSWLEAIRISVRTLFNGERILCDHVFSYSDSVRESCFAEISRDGASLLFGFPELVAKTKKSSLEKLFRVLDMHAVVSELWPEIESIFSSDYNSGARSQVLVSLQRLTESAQILLAEFESTIQKDSSKSAVNGGGVHPLTIQTMNYLSVLADYINVLSDIFPRDWLPPPKSSSLPESYLYSPESDYSASKPALTARFAWLILVLLCKLDGKAKHCKDVSLSYLFLANNLWYVVARVRSSNLQYVLGDDWILKHEAKAKRFVANYEKVAWGEVVSSLPENPAAAEAREVFESFNRKFEEGYRKQNSFVVADRELRDEIKGSIARSIVPRYREWYNVVLATVGTVRDLTATEYVTFTPEDIENYLVNLFFFGTSSSAVSSSPLRRWS from the coding sequence ATGAGAAAGTTGTGTTTTAACCCCCAAACAGAGTCGTTTGCGTTGGCCCGCAGTTCTCCTTCTTCACCACTATCCTTAACCTCAAGCCCAACTCCTCCGAGGCTGAGCTTTTCCGAAGCTGAGGCACTGATACTGAAATGGAACCCTGACACTTCCGCTTACGCCAAAGTCACTTCCCTCTTCTACGAGGACAAAACCGAAGCCAAACACTACATTGACTCCGTTAACCAGCTTCAGAAATCCATGCATTCCTTGCTCTCTCAGAACCCTTCCTCTGAGAAACTCATTCTCGCTCATAACCTAATGCAGATGGCTATGAAGAGGCTCAAGAAAGAGTTCTACCAGATCTTATCCATGAACCGCGCACACCTTGATCCAGAATCCGTCTCCGCCAGATCCTCTCGCACCTCCGCCAACTCCAGCGCCTCCGATTACGACGACGACTTCGCTGCTGAGGACGACGATATCCGCGCCGCCGGCGACTCTATCTCCGAAGTCGAGCAGGTTTCTTCCGGCGCCATGGCAGATCTGAAACTAATCGCTGACTGCATGGTATCTTCCGGTTATGCCAAAGAATGCGTCAGCGTTTACATCTTAATACGGAAATCCATAATCGACGAAGGAATCTACCGCCTCGGCGTGGAGAAACTGAGCTCCTCGCGCGCCAACAAGATGGATTGGAATGTGCTTGATTTGAAGATCAAGAGTTGGTTAGAGGCGATAAGGATTTCCGTTAGAACGCTCTTCAACGGAGAGAGAATCCTCTGCGACCACGTCTTCAGTTACTCAGATTCTGTCAGAGAATCCTGCTTCGCCGAGATTTCGAGAGACGGTGCCTCTCTCCTTTTCGGATTCCCTGAACTCGTTGCCAAAACGAAGAAATCATCGCTGGAGAAGCTGTTCCGAGTGCTCGATATGCATGCTGTGGTTTCCGAACTGTGGCCGGAGATCGAGTCTATCTTCTCCTCCGATTACAACTCCGGCGCTCGTTCTCAAGTCCTGGTTTCGCTTCAACGACTCACCGAGTCCGCGCAAATCTTGCTCGCGGAGTTCGAGTCCACGATCCAGAAAGACTCTTCCAAGTCGGCGGTGAACGGCGGTGGCGTGCACCCGCTCACGATTCAGACGATGAATTACCTTTCAGTCCTCGCCGATTACATCAACGTGCTCTCTGATATATTCCCGCGCGACTGGCTTCCGCCGCCAAAGTCTTCGTCGCTGCCGGAATCTTATTTATACAGTCCGGAGTCTGATTACTCGGCGTCGAAGCCGGCGCTGACGGCGCGTTTTGCGTGGCTAATTCTCGTCCTCCTTTGCAAGCTCGACGGCAAGGCGAAGCATTGCAAGGACGTTTCGCTGTCTTACCTCTTTCTCGCTAACAATCTCTGGTACGTTGTCGCCAGAGTGCGAAGCTCGAACCTGCAGTACGTGCTTGGCGACGATTGGATCCTTAAGCACGAAGCTAAAGCGAAGAGGTTCGTCGCGAACTACGAGAAGGTGGCGTGGGGAGAAGTGGTTTCGTCATTGCCGGAAAATCCAGCCGCGGCGGAGGCGAGGGAGGTGTTCGAGAGCTTCAACCGCAAATTCGAGGAAGGGTATCGGAAACAGAACTCATTCGTCGTAGCTGACCGCGAATTACGAGACGAAATAAAAGGTTCGATCGCGAGAAGCATAGTGCCAAGATATCGCGAGTGGTATAATGTTGTTCTTGCTACGGTGGGAACAGTGAGGGATTTGACGGCGACGGAGTACGTGACCTTTACCCCTGAGGATATTGAAAATTACCTGGTTAACCTCTTCTTTTTTGGAACCTCATCCAGTGCTGTATCGTCCTCGCCTCTCCGGCGTTGGAGCTAA